One region of Candidatus Abyssobacteria bacterium SURF_5 genomic DNA includes:
- a CDS encoding SDR family oxidoreductase, translating to MISKPTIFITGAASGIGRQTALLFAKRNWFAGIFDLNEGGLLSLQAEVGETNCCTETMDVANPASVKAAVHSFAEATGGRMDVLFNNAGIAKMGPNEYITLEDQHLTVDINFKGILSCIHASLPHLKQTPGSRIISMCSASAIYGIPELAVYSATKHAVKALTEALEIELGKYGITVSDILVPYVRTPLITDAATKAFSVERMGVRVEAVEVAETVWRAAHSRRLHWHMTARLNLLRVLFWAFPFAKRNLIKSLAAPPEVSPR from the coding sequence TTCTCTTTGCGAAGCGCAACTGGTTCGCCGGCATCTTCGACCTGAACGAAGGGGGCCTCCTGTCGCTCCAGGCCGAGGTAGGTGAAACCAATTGTTGCACAGAAACGATGGATGTGGCGAACCCCGCGAGCGTGAAGGCGGCGGTGCATTCCTTTGCCGAGGCTACCGGCGGCAGGATGGACGTTCTCTTCAACAATGCCGGGATCGCAAAAATGGGCCCAAATGAATATATCACTCTTGAAGACCAGCACTTGACCGTCGACATCAACTTCAAAGGGATACTCAGTTGTATACATGCGAGCCTGCCGCACCTCAAGCAGACGCCCGGCAGCCGCATCATAAGCATGTGCTCGGCGTCCGCAATTTACGGTATTCCCGAATTGGCCGTTTACTCAGCGACAAAACACGCCGTGAAAGCGCTCACCGAGGCGCTCGAAATCGAGCTTGGGAAGTACGGGATCACAGTCAGCGACATCCTCGTTCCGTATGTCAGAACTCCCCTTATCACTGATGCCGCCACGAAAGCATTCAGCGTCGAACGGATGGGCGTGCGGGTCGAGGCGGTCGAGGTAGCCGAAACAGTATGGAGAGCCGCCCATAGCCGCCGCCTGCACTGGCACATGACGGCAAGGCTCAATCTGCTTCGCGTCCTCTTTTGGGCTTTCCCCTTCGCCAAAAGAAATTTGATAAAGTCACTCGCCGCGCCACCCGAAGTTTCCCCCCGCTAG